The Drosophila sechellia strain sech25 chromosome 2R, ASM438219v1, whole genome shotgun sequence nucleotide sequence TATGCCCCTAATTGAAACATCAAGACGAGTGTCCCGCATTCGAGCGCTAAAAGCGTGCCTAATCTATGCATATTCGCCCAAAGACCCCTAATCAGGGGCTGAGGCATAAAAAACCGGGCTAAAAGCGAAACTGTGGCCCGCACTTAGGCCAACTTTTAGTTTCACTTTGTGCCTCCTTTGTTGCGCTGCTCCCGCCCACTGAGCCATTCAATCAACGTAGGCTGTCGTGTCGAGGCGTTGGCGTGCACTGAGTGGTCCGGTCGGTGggttgggattgggattggggcACTGGCCCAAAGGTCTGcagggtggttgggtggtgctAAGTGTCGGGCCAGCCCATTTAGAGCTGCCCAAGCGCAACGAGAGATTTGCATTTTCAGCTTTATTCCTCTCCATTTAGGCGGGGTACTCCTCGAATGCCGGGGTATATCGGTTTTTTTAAGAACTATTGTTAAAGTGCTGACCCCATTAAACTGATTTACTGATTTCCTAAGGCCACTTGTTCTTAGAAAAGTTGTTTAACTGAAGTGTTAAGGCATATAGCCAaatggcataaataaattaaagaaatatttctACTTAAAAGTTTTGTGGTAACTAACATTCTTTCTTAAAAGTTTTTACTAACTTTACTTAATGGCACTTTATTTGCCCAATGTACCAACACTATTGAGATGTGGCATCCTAAAGatattctattttatttaaattttaagtaaGATTATCTTTATCTTTACCCTTAATTTTGCACGTTACTCTGTAACCTTAAGGCACATTCAAAagccattaaatattttcaaataagtgCATTCTATACTATTTTTCACAATCTTCATATTTTTTTGGCTGTCCACTTGGGGCTTTCATTACTTTTTATTGCCTACTTTCGGGCGTCCCAAGGAAAGGGCCATCATTCTCACACATTGCAATTAGTGTCAGTCCACCCTCGCAAGTTCACTCAGTCACGCAATGTGACACCATAAAAAAGGAACTGAaaagcatatatatattttatatgtatgtgtgtaagATGGGGTCGAgcacaattatttatttagttccGGTCGAGAGTTTGAAGTGGGTGCGATTCCTTGTGACGGGTTCAAGCGGGTGTTGAAATCGGTCAGAGCGAACAAAACACATTAAATGCTTACTTATATCACCGGGCAATCAGCTTTACGCCTGTCGACCGATCCGGAACACTGGGCGGGCTGATGTGAATCCGGAGCTTAATCCTTTTAGTTCTGCTGGTCAGTTGGGATCACACTGATGCGGAATCGTGTGGTATTATTGCACTTgtgattagcggaaattgcATATATCAGCACTGAACTCCGAGCACTTAATGCTCCATTTAAGCCGTGTCAACATGCAGGGGCAACGCGAAACAATTTTGTCGACGGCTGGGATTTtctttattaatgattcggttTTGCGGTACGCGAACCTCGCAGGAACCACGAAGCTACGCTTGTGTTGTTTGCTGTTGTTTGGACGGAGAATTTCGCTTTTTCCCTCgaagcacacgcacacactcacgcacgcACGCTGTTTTCCACAGTTTTCCGGCGGTGGAAAGTCCTCGACGACCGTGTGTTTCGAATAGTGGCGAGCGACTGAAGTCCGACGCTAAGTCCTACGTCGGGAGTCCTTGACTCCGGTGCTCATTTCCACGAATTGGCCACGAAAGAAGGACTCGGCTCTGCTGTGGGCACATGCGCAGGATTTTCGGTTTCCGGTGGGTGGGTTGGTGCTCCCAAAATGCCGGCAGTAAATTGGGTGGCCGCAGGGGGTTGGGTGCGGATTTTAGGGCCGGAGAAAGGacaattgtttgttttgtgttggtgttgctgttgctgttgttgccactgGCGGCTGCCACATGCAACTGTTGCgcattttttttgcaaatggCCAGCGAGAAATGCTGTTCTTGCTGCGAACTGCGCTTGTTTATGATTGCACTTGATGTCGTGTTGAGTTTCGGGTTGCCGGGTCGGGTTCGGATAGCGCAACTGGAGCGGATCCAGCTccgatttgtgtttattttgaataatttaaataaatttgattaatGTGAATTTAAGCTGGCAAAAGTCAAGGGTActtcaattaatttttttttatttaaatccgCTTCATAATTTGCTAATTTGTAATGAGAGATAAACATATATTAAATGAAGTATTATTCGGATTTATTGTTTAAAGTATataatatatcaaataaaatatCAGTATATTTTATCATTATATATCGACGCagaatttaaaatttgttctGATGGGCTGAACTTAATCGAATGTTTTTATTCCGCACAATTTTGATGTCCAAAGCTTTGTACGTTAGAGGTGAGGAAGTCACTAAGAGATTACTAAACCTTATGATACATTTTGCATCCTATTAAGTCAGTCTTATACTCCTACTAAGAACTAGTTCAAAGTACCAAGAAATAAAACCAGCACTGTTGCTGTGAAATTTTACTTGTAGTAGCAGCACTTTTAGTTGCATTTGTGGAATGTTGGCCAGAGTGAGTGAATAAAATACCCGGATTTGTTGTtgtaaaatcccaaataagaagactttactcgttgagtttttgtaagaaactgattttatttggaaatatcttcggtttaaataggtgacatgagaatcgcatcttaaagtaaatggcctacgcagaagcctaagtaaatagtccccgccttatcgaggtcccacgctcgggcacatctgcctatcttgagcggcgaggaccttatctgtggtctcccactaagggactattttaggaggcggggaacgatctcaagtgactgactcatgtggtgtgcacatgtttttgagcaatgcacccatgtcgccttagataacaaaatcctaaatataatttatcgctctcgattcatttacataagatatgaacggagcccaaaattgtaagtctttaaatatattcgtgttCATGTGTGAACATTCTGCCAAAGGGCCAGCAAAGCTGAGATGTACATTAGTATATTAGTTGCATTTATAACAGTAGtggactgtatttatttgatatatgttcatttattttgcaactAAGATTTCAATGGGCCTAGTTTTTctggcttttaattttattggattacaattatggtttatattatttttaattcaacaatttgtactcaattaacttattttaaacattttgctttttctatGTAGAAgtacattttctattaaacAACGATATAGTGgactgtatatttttatttgttatattattttattgtttatttactattgATATTTATAGTACTGGCAACGGACCTGCAAAGGTTATTGCTTGCATTCTTTGTTGCACAGCACATTCcgtatgaaatatattattaatactatCATTAGTATTAAAGCAATAATTAATCCAGCATGTCCGGAAATATGATGGAAATGTAAATCTTTCAATTTTTGATGGTTctctttcataaatttaatttcattattcaaTCGTTCAAATTCCTCAGTATGATTTAATATTGATAGTTTCAGCGGATCCCAAATAATCTTCGGCACTTCACTAACTTCTCCTATATAAGGTGTTGATAATAATTCTTCACTTTCGGACTGAATGTTATGGTGGGCAACTAGAATTTTATCGTCGGTTCTTGCCGTACAATATGGCGCAATGCTTAAAACTCCTTGCTGAGGCAAatcaaacaattcaatttgagaGCCAGTACATTGCAGACGGACTTTTGAATTCGCAGGAACCTTACCTgagaatatttgtatttagccTACCGTGATTAATATCAATCAACAGGCTTATAATGCCTGCTTGAATTTTTTCGCCTTCTTCAATCAATGAGTGTAGCTGTTTCGTAATcataaagaatttttattgattccttataaacataataattttctttaagaaCTTCTGTCATGTTCTCAATTCTTATTTGCATACTTCTAAAATTGGAGTTAACATCTTCTGTTGTTCTCTTTAATAGATTAGAAGTTGAATCAACCACAGatgtttgtttttgaattagTTTATCAAGGTTGTTCTGGTTATCTAACAAATTCTTCATATTTTCTTCTAATTGCTCTCTATCATCTTCATCCATTataccaaataaaatatgatacaAGGAACCCATAAATTCGAAAGGAGCACGCTTGCTTCTAGATCTAGACTGCatcataaacaatttattgttttcttcAAGTTCCGATCTTGGACATTCCCGATGTCGCTCTAGTTCGTCTTTTTGGCTCTTGGTCAGCCTCATTTTTGTCAACAGACTTTATTCCTTCCAAGGGACAAATTTTAGTAATGGGTCTAGTGATATATCCTTCCTGCATCTTTACTTTAGCCACTCGGACCTTGTCATCATTCCCCTTATGCACCTTTTCCACCTTTCCTAAAGGCCATCTTGCAGGATGACAATTCTCATCCTTTAATAAAACTATTTGCCCTTCTTCTATATTAGGAATTtcctttttccatttattcCTTTGCTGGAGCGTATGCAAATATTCACTTTTCCACTTAACCCAGAAatctttcttcattttttggaTAAGTCTCCACCTATCCAAATTTCCGATTTTTTCATCTTCCATTGGTTCGACTATTTCTAAAGGTGGTcttccaattaaaaaatgacCTGGTGTTAAAACTTCTTGTTGGTCCTTCTCACTAACTATAGTGTATAATGGCCTTGAATTTAAGCATGCTTCTATTTGACATAAAAGAGTTGACATTTCTTCGTAAGTCAAAATAGTGTCGCCGATTATACGCTTTaaatggtatttcattgacttaACTCCAGCTTCCCAAATACCTCCGAAGTGAGGTCCTGCCGGGGGAATAAAATGCCAATCAATCCTGTCCTTTTCAAGCTGCGCTGCAATCGTTATATTTTCTTGTATTGCATTAAATAACTCTTGATCTAATTTTCTTGCAGCTCCTACAAAATTTGTTCCGTTGTCTGAATAGATATTGGAACATTTTCCCCGTCTAGCAATAAATCTTCTGAGTGCTGCTAAAAATGCGTCTGAAGTTAGATCGCTTACCATTTCTAAGTGTATGGCTTTGGTGGCCATGCAAACGAATACAGCAACGTAtcctttaaatgttttttggccacgattttttgaacatttaacATAATAAGGACCTGCGTAATCTATTCCAGTATTAAGAAACGGGAATGTCATCGTCACTCTATATTTTGGCAAGTTACCCATTATTTGCTGAgctgtattttgtttataccTTGCACACGTTACACATTCTCTTAAATactttttcaacgaatttttcaACCCGAAAATCCAATACTTTCTTTGGATATAGTTTCGCATTAGGTTTATCCCTCCATGCAATGTTTCCTTAtgagcattttttattaataagctTGTTAGGTGGCATTTTTCTAAAATGATtggatgtttaacattaaattctgcatTGGAATTTTGCAATCTTCCTCCAACTCTTAGAACCCCATCCTTGTCCAAAAATGGATTCAAtgacaatattttattatttgtcttgatttcctttttgattttaagGCACCTTATCTCTTGCCTAAACTGGTATTCTTGTTGTTTCTTAATAACAACTGTTTCCGCTATTCTTATCTCCTTTACTGAAATAATTGATGAATAGGCtttatttcttgttttcaTCTGCACGAATCTATTTATGTATGCTATTATACGTATAAGTTTTTCTATACTGGAATACCTTTCTATTAATTCGTAAATAGGATCATCTATTTTGTCATTTAATACCGTATTTATTAAGACAGGTTCTTCTACAGACTGCTGCCGAGGCCAAAGTTCTTTTGGGTCTGCTAGCCATTTCGGACCTTTCCACCAAAAATCACAGTTGATCAACTGGTTAGAATCCACTCCCCTGGATGCTAAATCTGCTGGATTATCCTCTGACTTAACATGATTCCATtcagtattttttaatttccgaaTGTCATCCGTTCTTCTTCTTATAAATTTGATCTTACTTTGACCACTGTTAATCCATGCTAAGGTAATCGTGGAATCACTCCAAGCATAGATCTCCATTATATTGTCAATTGATCCTTTTAGTCTTTGGATTAATTCACTAAGCAGGTGAGCTGCACACAGCTCGAGTTTGGGAATTGTCTTCCTATTTTTTATAGGGTTGACTCTACTTTTGCTAGCTATTATATTAACATGAGGTCCTACTTTAGCATAGACTACTGCAGCATATGCTTTTTCGGAGGCGTCCGCAAATCCGTGAATCTGAATGACTGAAGAACTGTTTGAATTAATCCACCTTGGGATTCGAATATTCtctaacaataataaattttctttatatttttcccaaTAATTTTTATCTTCTATGGATAATTCCTGATCCcattcacttttatttatccaaagtttttgaataaaaagttttcctgaAACCGTGACTGGTGCCAACCATCCTAACggatcaaatatttttgctagCGTTGATAACACAACgcgcttatttatattttttgattcatCATTACAATTTACGCTgaacttaaataaatcattttgagGTTCCCATTTTAGTCCTAAAGTTTTAACACATTCATTTTCGATAATATTGAGAACCTTATTGTCCCCTGTGTCCTCCACAGTGGTTAATATTTTGGAATTGTTGGAAATCCATTTCCTTAAGTTGAATCCAACTTTCTGCAATTCATGGAGaattaatgttattaatttattagcttCTTCTACCGAATCAGCTCCAGTCATTAGGTCATCCATATAGAAATCATTCCTAATTATTGCACTAATAACTTGGTTTTTACATTTATCTGCAATATCTACCAGAACCCTGGTAGCCAAATATGGTGCAGATGCAGTTCCGTAAGTGACTGTGgttaatttatatgttttaattttttcttttggagAATTTctccataaaatatattgatatttttgatCATCATTATCTATTTTAATTTGTCGGTACATCTTTTCAATGTCTGccgaaacaacaaattcccattttctccatttaataataatgtcaAAAATATCTTTTTGAACTCGTGGCCCAACCCACATTATGTCGTTCAAACTTTTGTTATTCGTAGTTTTTGCTGAAGCATCAAAAACTACTCTCAATTTGGTCGTAAGGCTTGAATCTCTAATCACTGCCTGGTGcggtaaaaaatatttgccttcATCACTCACTTCAATCATGTGTCCTAAATCCATGTATTCATTCATGAATTTAGTGTAGTCAAccttaagtttttcatttctttttagttttttctccAGATTCATGTAACGAGCTATCGCTTGTTTCTTTGAATCTCCTAAGGTGACATCCTCCTTGAATGGAATTGACACAATGTATCGCCCATCTGAATctttttttgtcgttttgataaatttattttcacagaTTTCAGACTCGATATcatctttttcttcttcttccactTCCCAGTAGCGATCTaactcttttatttctattgttgtggctacaatggtttcttttcCTTTGGATTTTTTACATCCAGAAACTATCCACCCgaaatcagttttttgcccAAGGAGACCGTCTATTTTTATAACTCCATTTTGCAGAATGTGAGTATATACGTCTGCTCCAATGATTAGATCAATGCGACCCGGTTTATTAAAATCGGGGTCGGCTAATTTAAAGTTCTTCCATTTTTTCTGATCAACATTAATCGTGTTGACTGGAAGTGCCTTCATAAGTTTTGGGAGAATAATTGCTtcaatttctaaatttttcgGAGAATTTCTTATCGAAATAACCGCTTTGTGCTTGGAGATGCACGTTCCTGTGGAAGATACTCCACTTATTTCAGTATGAGACcgaaattttttcaattttagaaTCTGTGCAGACTCTTCTGAAATAATTGTGCTTTGAGAGCCACTATCAATCAATGCTCTTAATTGTTCAAAGCCTCCATACCTCGACTTTACTTGAATCAAGGCCGTGGCCAACAAGGCTTGACCTGTTGTTCTACACGTATTCACTTTTTCTGGATTATGACCTGCAAAGTGAAGTAACGTGTGGTGAGGTTTACGACAAGTCGAACAAAGCTGCTcgcttatacattttttaccaAACGGATGCCTCagacatctttggcaaatccCATTTTTTCTTACCCAGTCAGACCGTTCTGCTGgattcattattttaaatttatggcattgaattaaataatgcCCTGGTAGTTTGCAATATGCACAATTGTCActataatttttattcttgttattattaatcattttctttACAGGTTTTACTTCCTGTGAGAATGATGATATAGAATTGAGCCTTTGCTCTAAAAAGTCCATGACATCAGAAAGTGCCTGTATTTCTTTTGTCTTTTTAACATGGCTTTCATATAAATTGAGTGATTCTTTATTGAATTTCCGAAGAATTATGTGAGCGAAAATTGCATCCACATCTTCTGGTAATTgtgcctttaattttataatataaattgacTCGTTAATCGTGTCAATAAATgtctttatttgcttattggattctaaatttaaatttggcatATCCATAAGCCTATTCATATGATCTGAGAATATGTTTCTTTTATTCTCATATCGCTTGGTCAAAAACTCCCAAGTGGCTTCATAATTTTCTCCAGAGCCGAGCAGTAAATGAGTAACCACATTTCTGGCTTCTCCTTTTAATGCTGACTTtagataattaaatttgaGAGAAGGACTGAGAT carries:
- the LOC116800466 gene encoding uncharacterized protein LOC116800466, which encodes MMSEKTIQFLKKQSEIILEIRKLEVKPTLTDVEILKLNELQKCFIANHSNLLKIGVVDHEYFNAKQYDLIMMVLEKIKNKNEKIKGESVENTFPKSNTVPKSNPPPTLNLEMCGHPEKEGIAQNNALKVEQAFRNNVGQFRVYLEDTSKLIDSSPDFLKIRKNKIEFLWHKINNLIEQVNSHFESSLFEEEISELEFDKQNILTAINSRLSGTINKAEMSTVVKAEELPTLPKIQIPTFFGDSKEWDLFNELFTELIHVREDLSPSLKFNYLKSALKGEARNVVTHLLLGSGENYEATWEFLTKRYENKRNIFSDHMNRLMDMPNLNLESNKQIKTFIDTINESIYIIKLKAQLPEDVDAIFAHIILRKFNKESLNLYESHVKKTKEIQALSDVMDFLEQRLNSISSFSQEVKPVKKMINNNKNKNYSDNCAYCKLPGHYLIQCHKFKIMNPAERSDWVRKNGICQRCLRHPFGKKCISEQLCSTCRKPHHTLLHFAGHNPEKVNTCRTTGQALLATALIQVKSRYGGFEQLRALIDSGSQSTIISEESAQILKLKKFRSHTEISGVSSTGTCISKHKAVISIRNSPKNLEIEAIILPKLMKALPVNTINVDQKKWKNFKLADPDFNKPGRIDLIIGADVYTHILQNGVIKIDGLLGQKTDFGWIVSGCKKSKGKETIVATTIEIKELDRYWEVEEEEKDDIESEICENKFIKTTKKDSDGRYIVSIPFKEDVTLGDSKKQAIARYMNLEKKLKRNEKLKVDYTKFMNEYMDLGHMIEVSDEGKYFLPHQAVIRDSSLTTKLRVVFDASAKTTNNKSLNDIMWVGPRVQKDIFDIIIKWRKWEFVVSADIEKMYRQIKIDNDDQKYQYILWRNSPKEKIKTYKLTTVTYGTASAPYLATRVLVDIADKCKNQVISAIIRNDFYMDDLMTGADSVEEANKLITLILHELQKVGFNLRKWISNNSKILTTVEDTGDNKVLNIIENECVKTLGLKWEPQNDLFKFSVNCNDESKNINKRVVLSTLAKIFDPLGWLAPVTVSGKLFIQKLWINKSEWDQELSIEDKNYWEKYKENLLLLENIRIPRWINSNSSSVIQIHGFADASEKAYAAVVYAKVGPHVNIIASKSRVNPIKNRKTIPKLELCAAHLLSELIQRLKGSIDNIMEIYAWSDSTITLAWINSGQSKIKFIRRRTDDIRKLKNTEWNHVKSEDNPADLASRGVDSNQLINCDFWWKGPKWLADPKELWPRQQSVEEPVLINTVLNDKIDDPIYELIERYSSIEKLIRIIAYINRFVQMKTRNKAYSSIISVKEIRIAETVVIKKQQEYQFRQEIRCLKIKKEIKTNNKILSLNPFLDKDGVLRVGGRLQNSNAEFNVKHPIILEKCHLTSLLIKNAHKETLHGGINLMRNYIQRKYWIFGLKNSLKKYLRECVTCARYKQNTAQQIMGNLPKYRVTMTFPFLNTGIDYAGPYYVKCSKNRGQKTFKGYVAVFVCMATKAIHLEMVSDLTSDAFLAALRRFIARRGKCSNIYSDNGTNFVGAARKLDQELFNAIQENITIAAQLEKDRIDWHFIPPAGPHFGGIWEAGVKSMKYHLKRIIGDTILTYEEMSTLLCQIEACLNSRPLYTIVSEVPKIIWDPLKLSILNHTEEFERLNNEIKFMKENHQKLKDLHFHHISGHAGLIIALILMIVLIIYFIRNVLCNKECKQ